One stretch of Bacteroidota bacterium DNA includes these proteins:
- a CDS encoding NAD(P)-dependent oxidoreductase has translation MEYIITGAAGFIGSHLIEYLQVHHSNDKIFVLDKIPPKNLHCNTEYIYCDINESISIKKNFNNPILIHLAALCKEPGYSWEEYFVTNYLGTKNICQFAIDNNVNNIIFTSTMMVFKSGEKRNTEEDITAPDTAYGISKLLAEEVLFGWEKSHKKHRLRIIRPGVVFGKGENGNFSRLARALKFNLFVYVGKRDTIKGSVYVKDVVRALLFLQSDSKERILYNVVFPKPDTIGKICSSICKVMGWRRFVPVAPFRLLLGISYTFELLNSIGLKNPIHHRRIEKLFYSTHLSSDALLESGFTFSYSLESALSDWKKDCNNIGLL, from the coding sequence ATGGAATATATTATTACCGGTGCTGCTGGATTCATTGGATCTCATCTCATTGAATATTTACAAGTACACCATTCCAATGATAAAATATTTGTGCTTGATAAAATACCTCCTAAAAATTTACATTGTAACACAGAATATATCTATTGCGACATTAATGAATCGATTTCAATAAAGAAAAACTTTAATAATCCAATATTAATCCATCTTGCGGCGCTTTGTAAAGAACCGGGATATTCTTGGGAGGAATATTTTGTCACGAATTATCTTGGTACTAAAAACATATGTCAATTCGCGATTGATAATAATGTTAATAATATCATTTTTACTAGCACAATGATGGTATTCAAATCCGGCGAAAAAAGAAATACCGAGGAGGATATAACAGCTCCAGATACAGCTTATGGAATATCCAAATTACTTGCTGAAGAAGTTCTCTTCGGTTGGGAGAAAAGCCATAAAAAACACAGATTGCGAATTATTCGGCCAGGTGTTGTTTTTGGGAAAGGTGAAAATGGAAATTTTTCGAGATTGGCTAGGGCATTAAAATTTAATTTGTTTGTTTACGTTGGCAAAAGAGATACGATCAAAGGGAGTGTATATGTCAAAGATGTTGTGCGTGCTTTGTTATTCCTTCAAAGTGATTCCAAGGAACGCATTCTGTATAACGTCGTGTTTCCGAAACCTGACACTATAGGTAAGATTTGCTCGTCGATCTGTAAAGTCATGGGGTGGAGAAGATTCGTTCCTGTTGCGCCTTTTAGATTATTATTAGGAATTTCCTACACTTTTGAATTATTGAATAGCATTGGATTAAAGAATCCGATTCATCACAGAAGAATTGAAAAATTATTTTATTCCACACATCTATCATCTGACGCATTGCTTGAATCCGGATTTACATTTTCATACTCATTGGAAAGCGCATTGAGCGACTGGAAAAAAGACTGTAATAATATAGGACTATTGTAA
- a CDS encoding sugar transferase — MSQLFDILAILCSVLLCSFLHTVNVIVHTPFDQSVPVLGIYTIVSMTLSSLLGLYRGSFHLSLRLQNFIVARSYLISIMITLAFVSLIKNLYIDRFTVFTFTASLPLFFLMNRSLLYWLNLYFQSKGFGVHNSIIVGYDNEGIKIADRFTSFPELGYKISGFLVKEKGRHPQLPDNLKAYPLEELENIIVTKNIDRIFIPSTEIIVNGFSTVKALSKKHGIKVKILSPLSEELLKIARIYDIAGITLTSQPRVHINKLKSFLKRTFDFFVGSLVVMILSPIFIFTIVAIFIESGKPIFFLQRRASIKGGKEFFFIKFRSMVSNAEELKEELRKENESDGALFKIKDDPRITRVGKFIRKFSIDELPQLFNVLKGDMSLVGPRPLPINDFENVDESDEFWEAIRDRANVKPGMTGIWQVSGRSNIKFREMILLDLYYVENHSILFDMELLFETIPTVLFGRGAY, encoded by the coding sequence ATGTCACAATTATTTGATATTTTGGCCATTCTCTGTTCTGTTTTACTTTGTTCATTTCTACATACTGTAAACGTAATAGTCCATACCCCATTTGATCAATCCGTTCCAGTGCTCGGTATATATACAATTGTTTCCATGACATTGTCATCTTTGCTGGGTTTATACAGAGGCTCATTTCATCTCAGTTTGCGTCTTCAAAATTTTATCGTGGCACGATCGTATTTGATCAGCATTATGATCACTCTCGCGTTTGTCTCTCTTATAAAAAATCTTTATATAGATCGATTTACAGTTTTTACGTTTACTGCCTCACTGCCACTATTTTTTTTAATGAACAGGTCTCTGCTATATTGGTTGAATCTCTATTTCCAATCAAAGGGGTTCGGTGTGCATAATTCTATCATTGTTGGGTATGATAATGAAGGAATTAAAATCGCAGACCGTTTTACATCATTTCCTGAACTTGGATATAAGATCAGTGGATTTTTAGTCAAAGAGAAAGGGCGACATCCTCAATTACCGGATAATCTAAAGGCTTATCCTCTTGAAGAGCTTGAAAACATTATTGTTACTAAAAATATTGATAGAATATTTATTCCTTCTACAGAAATTATTGTGAATGGATTTTCTACAGTGAAAGCGCTTAGTAAAAAACACGGCATTAAAGTAAAAATATTGTCTCCATTGTCAGAAGAGTTATTGAAGATAGCTCGAATCTACGATATTGCAGGAATTACTCTTACCTCTCAACCAAGAGTTCATATTAATAAATTAAAATCTTTTCTCAAGAGAACGTTTGACTTTTTTGTTGGATCACTCGTAGTGATGATTCTGAGCCCGATATTCATTTTTACGATTGTCGCTATATTTATTGAGTCGGGAAAACCGATCTTTTTTTTACAACGTAGAGCATCAATCAAGGGTGGTAAGGAGTTTTTCTTTATAAAATTCCGAAGTATGGTCTCCAATGCAGAAGAACTGAAAGAGGAGTTGCGAAAGGAAAATGAATCTGACGGAGCACTCTTTAAAATTAAAGATGACCCTCGTATCACAAGAGTAGGTAAGTTCATACGCAAATTTAGTATTGACGAACTTCCCCAATTATTTAATGTTCTCAAAGGAGATATGAGTCTTGTTGGTCCCCGTCCTTTACCAATCAACGACTTTGAAAACGTCGATGAATCAGATGAATTCTGGGAAGCAATACGAGACCGCGCAAATGTCAAACCAGGGATGACGGGAATATGGCAAGTGTCTGGAAGAAGCAATATTAAATTTAGAGAAATGATACTATTGGATCTGTATTATGTAGAAAATCACTCCATTCTTTTTGATATGGAATTATTGTTTGAAACAATACCCACCGTGCTGTTTGGAAGAGGGGCATATTAA
- a CDS encoding capsule assembly Wzi family protein, translating into MKKIIIYVMLSLVLVILGQAQVVYEPLDQSIYAFLQRTYVRGLHNENLEVIPLDRTRIAECLYRIRQSDSELSANDKEELEFYERDLFHELRALRIVHEKDSNTWHLYQYADTILYLTLDPILGANIKKNAVHRFSGAKLYGQLGNVIGYTFHFTENAEFGTRIDKSKKNIPSTGINLYSQPNINSIEYSDIRAAIGVKWGWGCFSLGKDYINWGMGQRSKLILSSKAPSFPFLRLDLRPTEWLRFYYLHGWLQSDVLDSISTYDAKIPSKKRNIFRPKYIAAHFVSVSLLKNLNISFGESIIYSDMPPNLLFLNPILFYRAVDHYLTTNSNNDDGNNSQIFLNADFRVFNSLELFGSLFIDEIRTTAIFNEDKSRNQLGYSLGIIYNSQLLSDATFTAEYTRILPWVYSHYIQTQTYESDGYLLGHYIGQNSDQIYLKVDYRIISQLQIGFFYDYIRKGGLEDIHFQYVLPSLPFLYGTVTRNTIYGMNLLYEPIHDMRFGVQGFYENKDNEKYGVELQVSYGLF; encoded by the coding sequence ATGAAGAAAATAATTATTTACGTAATGTTGAGCTTGGTCTTAGTAATTCTTGGTCAAGCTCAAGTTGTTTATGAGCCTTTGGACCAATCTATATATGCATTCCTGCAGAGAACATATGTTCGTGGCCTTCATAATGAAAATCTTGAAGTGATCCCTCTGGATCGCACAAGGATCGCAGAATGTTTATACCGTATACGCCAAAGTGATTCTGAGTTAAGTGCAAATGACAAAGAAGAACTTGAATTTTACGAAAGAGATTTGTTCCATGAACTTCGAGCACTGAGAATAGTTCATGAAAAGGATAGTAATACTTGGCATCTTTACCAATATGCAGATACAATATTGTATCTTACGTTAGATCCGATATTGGGAGCCAATATTAAAAAAAATGCAGTGCATAGATTCAGCGGTGCAAAATTGTATGGCCAATTAGGAAACGTCATTGGTTATACTTTTCATTTCACAGAGAATGCTGAATTTGGCACTCGTATTGATAAAAGCAAAAAAAATATTCCTTCTACTGGAATAAACCTATATAGTCAACCCAATATTAATTCTATAGAGTATAGTGATATTCGGGCAGCAATTGGTGTCAAGTGGGGTTGGGGGTGTTTCTCATTGGGGAAAGATTATATTAATTGGGGAATGGGGCAAAGAAGCAAGCTGATACTATCATCGAAAGCTCCTTCCTTTCCATTCCTACGACTTGATCTCAGACCAACTGAATGGTTACGATTTTATTACCTTCATGGCTGGCTTCAATCGGATGTACTAGATTCTATAAGTACATATGATGCAAAAATCCCTTCAAAGAAAAGAAATATATTTAGACCAAAATATATTGCTGCACATTTTGTTTCTGTGTCACTTTTGAAAAATCTCAATATATCATTTGGAGAATCTATCATATACAGTGATATGCCTCCCAACCTTTTATTCCTTAATCCAATATTGTTTTATCGTGCTGTTGATCATTACTTGACAACAAATTCAAATAATGATGACGGAAATAATTCTCAAATATTTTTAAATGCTGATTTCCGCGTATTCAATTCCCTTGAATTATTTGGATCATTGTTTATCGATGAAATTAGAACAACAGCCATTTTTAATGAAGATAAGTCACGTAACCAGTTGGGATATTCTCTTGGTATTATTTATAATTCTCAGTTATTATCTGATGCGACGTTTACAGCAGAATACACTAGAATATTGCCATGGGTTTATTCTCACTATATACAGACTCAAACTTATGAAAGTGATGGATATCTTTTAGGTCACTATATCGGGCAAAATTCGGATCAAATATATCTTAAAGTGGACTATAGAATTATTTCTCAATTGCAGATAGGGTTCTTTTATGATTATATTCGAAAAGGCGGATTAGAGGACATTCATTTTCAATATGTTTTACCATCGTTACCATTCCTTTACGGAACAGTAACTAGGAATACAATTTATGGGATGAATTTACTCTATGAGCCAATTCACGACATGCGTTTTGGAGTTCAAGGGTTTTATGAAAATAAGGACAATGAAAAATATGGTGTCGAATTGCAAGTTTCATATGGTCTCTTCTAA
- the rfbB gene encoding dTDP-glucose 4,6-dehydratase: MKNILITGGAGFIGSNFVHLMLNKHPDYKIVNFDTLTYAGNLENLSTIERNPNYLFVKGDICNKDQVIKAFREHSIDTVVHFAAESHVDRSITGPAIFVHTNVVGTQVLLDASREVGIERFLHVSTDEVYGSLGATGYFTEETPLHPNSPYSASKASSDMLVLAYQHTFGFPALVTRCSNNYGPYQFPEKLIPLLIANALNDKPIPVYGDGSNVRDWLYVEDHCSALDVVLHKGTIGEVYNIGGHNEWKNIDIVKLVLKELGKPESLITYVKDRPGHDKRYAIDAAKIQKDLGWVPAYQFENGIKKTVQWYLQNKKWWERIISGEYKKYYEAQYP; the protein is encoded by the coding sequence ATGAAAAATATTCTCATAACTGGAGGAGCCGGTTTTATTGGCAGTAATTTTGTTCATTTAATGTTGAACAAACATCCTGACTATAAGATCGTCAACTTCGATACGCTTACATATGCTGGAAATCTTGAAAATCTCAGTACGATTGAAAGAAATCCAAATTATCTCTTTGTCAAAGGGGATATCTGCAATAAAGATCAAGTCATAAAAGCATTTCGAGAACACTCTATAGATACCGTAGTTCATTTTGCGGCCGAATCACATGTGGACAGAAGCATAACCGGTCCTGCAATATTTGTGCATACGAATGTAGTTGGTACACAGGTATTGTTAGATGCGTCGCGCGAAGTTGGTATTGAACGATTCCTTCATGTATCTACAGACGAGGTATACGGATCGCTCGGTGCGACTGGATATTTTACGGAAGAAACCCCGCTTCATCCTAATAGTCCGTATTCCGCCAGCAAAGCTTCATCGGATATGTTGGTGCTTGCGTATCAACACACATTTGGCTTTCCGGCTCTTGTTACCCGATGCTCCAATAATTACGGGCCATACCAGTTCCCCGAAAAATTAATCCCATTGTTGATTGCCAATGCATTGAATGATAAACCTATTCCTGTGTATGGCGATGGATCGAATGTCCGCGATTGGCTCTATGTGGAAGATCATTGTTCTGCTCTCGATGTTGTTCTTCATAAAGGGACAATTGGCGAAGTATATAATATCGGCGGACACAATGAATGGAAGAATATTGATATTGTAAAACTGGTCTTGAAAGAGCTTGGTAAACCTGAATCTCTAATCACATATGTAAAAGATCGTCCCGGCCATGATAAACGGTACGCTATTGATGCTGCGAAAATACAGAAAGATCTTGGCTGGGTTCCAGCATATCAGTTTGAAAATGGAATCAAAAAGACTGTCCAGTGGTATTTACAGAACAAGAAATGGTGGGAGAGGATTATCAGCGGGGAATATAAAAAATATTATGAAGCACAATATCCTTAA
- the rfbA gene encoding glucose-1-phosphate thymidylyltransferase RfbA codes for MKGIILAGGSGSRMFPISKIYSKQLTLIYDKPLIYYPLSVLMLGGIKEILIISNELTIPHYQTLFGDGSQVGLKISYVIQGAPNGIAEAFILGKQFIGNDSVTLILGDNIFYGNLDFFYRAMEQKAGGTVFGYRVSDPERYGVVEFDKAGKAISIEEKPIIPKSNYAVPGLYVYDNSVINISENLHPSSRGELEITDVNVNYMTQNQLFVEKIGRGVAWLDTGTPQALLQASNFFGVIEERQGLKVACIEEIAYYKKFIKKENFVNLVNSLPKSSYREYLENIVAHDEA; via the coding sequence ATGAAAGGTATAATCCTCGCGGGTGGCTCAGGATCTCGCATGTTTCCCATATCAAAAATATATAGTAAACAATTAACTCTTATATATGATAAACCACTGATTTATTATCCGTTATCTGTGTTAATGCTTGGTGGTATTAAAGAAATATTAATTATCTCAAACGAACTCACAATCCCACATTATCAAACACTTTTTGGTGATGGTTCTCAGGTGGGATTGAAAATATCATATGTTATACAAGGTGCGCCAAATGGCATAGCAGAAGCATTTATTTTGGGTAAGCAATTCATTGGAAACGATTCAGTAACATTAATATTAGGTGATAATATATTTTACGGAAACTTGGATTTCTTCTATCGAGCAATGGAACAAAAAGCCGGCGGGACAGTTTTTGGTTATCGGGTATCAGACCCTGAACGATATGGTGTAGTTGAATTTGATAAAGCTGGTAAAGCAATAAGTATAGAAGAGAAACCAATTATTCCTAAATCAAATTATGCGGTACCTGGTTTGTATGTTTATGATAATTCGGTAATAAATATTTCTGAGAATTTGCACCCCTCTTCTCGAGGTGAACTTGAGATCACTGACGTTAATGTTAATTATATGACACAAAATCAATTATTTGTTGAAAAAATAGGGAGAGGTGTAGCATGGTTGGACACGGGAACACCTCAAGCATTGCTGCAGGCTTCAAATTTTTTTGGTGTGATTGAAGAAAGACAAGGATTAAAAGTTGCATGCATTGAAGAAATAGCATATTATAAAAAGTTTATTAAAAAAGAAAACTTTGTCAATTTAGTTAACTCACTCCCAAAATCTTCTTACCGTGAATATTTAGAAAATATTGTTGCGCACGACGAAGCATGA
- the rfbC gene encoding dTDP-4-dehydrorhamnose 3,5-epimerase — protein sequence MKITQTKIPEVFIIEPSIFEDERGYFYESFQEKKYREYIGEVTFVQDNISRSAKNTLRGLHLQNAEYAQGKLCQVLLGAVLDVVVDIRFGSPTYGQYIFVELTSENKKQIWIPPGFAHGFSVLSDSVLFHYKRTNYYHKASERCLIYNDPTLHID from the coding sequence ATGAAGATTACTCAAACGAAAATACCGGAAGTCTTTATTATTGAACCATCGATATTCGAAGATGAACGTGGTTATTTTTATGAGTCCTTTCAAGAAAAGAAATATCGTGAATACATTGGCGAGGTAACATTTGTTCAGGATAATATTTCACGGTCTGCAAAGAATACGCTACGCGGATTGCATTTACAAAATGCCGAGTATGCTCAAGGAAAATTATGCCAGGTGCTTTTAGGTGCTGTGTTAGATGTTGTAGTTGATATTCGATTTGGTTCACCCACATATGGTCAGTATATCTTTGTAGAATTAACCTCGGAAAACAAAAAGCAAATATGGATTCCGCCAGGATTTGCACATGGGTTTTCTGTCCTTTCGGATTCCGTATTGTTCCACTATAAGCGCACAAATTATTACCACAAAGCATCAGAACGATGTTTAATTTATAATGATCCGACGCTTCATATAGATTAG